A window from Parambassis ranga chromosome 13, fParRan2.1, whole genome shotgun sequence encodes these proteins:
- the LOC114444489 gene encoding ras-related protein Rap-2b encodes MREYKVVVLGSGGVGKSALTVQFVTGSFIEKYDPTIEDFYRKEIEVDSSPSVLEILDTAGTEQFASMRDLYIKNGQGFILVYSLVNQQSFQDIKPMRDQIIRVKRYERVPMILVGNKVDLEGEREVSSGEGKALADDWNCPFMETSAKNKSSVDELFAEIVRQMNYASTPNGDDQCCSSCVIL; translated from the coding sequence ATGAGAGAGTACAAAGTAGTGGTTCTCGGGTCTGGTGGGGTCGGTAAATCCGCGTTAACCGTCCAGTTTGTGACGGGATCTTTCATCGAGAAATACGACCCCACGATAGAGGATTTCTACAGGAAGGAGATCGAGGTGGACTCCTCTCCCTCCGTCCTGGAGATCCTTGACACGGCGGGGACCGAACAGTTCGCCTCCATGCGAGACCTGTACATCAAAAACGGCCAGGGTTTCATCCTGGTCTACAGCCTGGTGAACCAGCAGAGCTTCCAGGATATCAAACCGATGAGGGATCAGATCATTCGGGTGAAAAGATACGAGAGAGTACCGATGATTCTGGTTGGAAACAAAGTGGACCTGGAGGGGGAAAGGGAGGTCTCGTCCGGTGAGGGGAAGGCACTGGCGGACGACTGGAACTGCCCGTTCATGGAAACTTCAGCCAAAAATAAAAGCTCGGTGGACGAACTGTTTGCAGAGATAGTCCGACAGATGAACTATGCCTCTACACCAAATGGCGACGACCAGTGCTGCTCGTCTTGTGTTATTCTTTAA